One stretch of Prosthecobacter dejongeii DNA includes these proteins:
- a CDS encoding Gfo/Idh/MocA family protein, with the protein METPTHSVLIIGCGSIGERHLRCFLKTGRARVAVCDTNGPLLQDVASRYEVPGFESLEAAQAGFSADAWVICTPAQTHLGLALRGLAAGQHLLIEKPLAVDLEQVDAVRAAIAKANRHVAVAYVYHTMPWVQDLRQALQAGIIGQPKHVTVIAGQHFPTFRPAYREIYYTRHETGGGAIQDALTHLANMTEWLLGPTTRLFCDADHQVLDGVTVEDTVNIVARNGSTMVTYAMNQFQAPNEVDVHLHGERGSLALQGHKRRWGVQMAGEADWTWQLYPAVERDDWFIRQAGYFLDGIEGKPTVLSTFEEAVQTLKFNLAALESARTGRQIEMA; encoded by the coding sequence ATGGAGACACCTACTCACTCAGTCCTGATCATCGGTTGTGGCAGCATCGGCGAGCGACACCTGCGCTGCTTCCTCAAAACTGGCCGTGCGCGAGTGGCGGTGTGCGATACGAATGGCCCTCTCCTCCAAGATGTAGCCTCGCGTTATGAAGTGCCGGGTTTTGAGAGCTTGGAAGCCGCGCAGGCAGGTTTTTCGGCAGATGCGTGGGTGATCTGCACACCGGCGCAGACGCATCTGGGTTTGGCTTTGCGGGGCCTTGCGGCAGGGCAGCATCTGCTCATTGAAAAGCCCCTGGCGGTGGATCTGGAGCAGGTGGATGCGGTGCGGGCCGCGATAGCCAAAGCCAATCGCCATGTCGCCGTGGCCTATGTTTATCACACCATGCCTTGGGTCCAGGATTTGCGACAAGCGTTGCAGGCGGGAATCATCGGTCAGCCCAAGCATGTCACCGTCATCGCTGGGCAGCACTTTCCCACCTTCCGTCCGGCTTACCGGGAGATTTATTACACCCGACATGAGACAGGCGGGGGGGCGATTCAGGATGCTCTGACTCACCTTGCCAACATGACGGAATGGTTGTTAGGCCCGACCACGCGGCTGTTTTGTGATGCAGACCATCAAGTGCTGGATGGAGTGACGGTGGAGGATACCGTGAACATTGTGGCCCGGAACGGCTCCACGATGGTAACTTACGCCATGAACCAGTTTCAAGCGCCTAACGAAGTGGATGTCCATTTGCATGGCGAACGCGGCAGTCTGGCTCTGCAAGGTCACAAACGCCGCTGGGGCGTGCAGATGGCGGGTGAGGCGGACTGGACCTGGCAGCTTTATCCCGCCGTCGAACGAGATGATTGGTTCATCCGGCAGGCGGGGTATTTCCTGGATGGTATCGAAGGGAAGCCCACCGTGCTCTCGACTTTTGAGGAAGCTGTGCAGACACTGAAGTTCAATCTGGCTGCGCTGGAATCGGCGCGAACGGGCAGGCAGATCGAAATGGCTTGA
- a CDS encoding carbohydrate kinase family protein, producing the protein MTSPRSGILAAGNFIVDYVKIVDHYPQQDMLASILGESQANGGGPYNVLKDLAAMQVGFPLAACGLVGDDANGRWIRNDCEAHGIDTTQLHSTALRSTSYTDAMTVQSTGRRTFFHQRGANALFAPSHCDCTKSTAKILHLGYLMLLDHLDSFNEAGETQATTLLRQAQQAGLETSVDMVSTEHPQFREIALSALPHTDHLIINEIEASRVLSRPLEADDFQALLTAAQEILQLGVRQSVTIHVEHGAAACTRAGETHIQPSLHLPTGYSQGATGAGDAFAAGLLYGLHEGHSLADRLRLAVCTAAASLSHPTPSGGMKSVTACLALAHQFPFRF; encoded by the coding sequence ATGACCTCCCCTCGCTCAGGCATTCTGGCCGCTGGCAACTTCATCGTGGATTACGTGAAGATTGTGGATCACTACCCCCAGCAGGACATGCTGGCCAGCATCCTGGGCGAGTCGCAGGCCAATGGCGGCGGGCCTTACAATGTGCTTAAAGATCTAGCTGCCATGCAGGTCGGCTTTCCCTTGGCCGCGTGCGGCCTCGTGGGGGACGATGCGAATGGCCGCTGGATCCGCAACGATTGTGAAGCCCACGGCATTGATACCACACAACTGCACAGCACGGCTCTACGCTCCACCTCTTACACGGATGCGATGACGGTGCAGAGCACCGGACGTCGCACCTTTTTCCATCAACGTGGAGCCAATGCGCTCTTTGCGCCCAGCCACTGTGACTGCACAAAGTCCACCGCTAAGATCCTGCACCTGGGTTACCTCATGCTGCTGGATCACCTGGATAGCTTTAACGAAGCGGGTGAAACTCAGGCTACGACTCTGCTACGCCAAGCCCAGCAAGCAGGCCTGGAAACCAGCGTGGACATGGTGAGCACGGAGCACCCCCAGTTCCGCGAGATCGCCCTCAGTGCCCTGCCTCATACAGACCACCTCATCATCAATGAGATCGAGGCTTCCCGTGTCCTTTCCCGCCCTCTTGAGGCGGATGATTTCCAGGCCCTGCTCACCGCAGCGCAGGAAATTTTACAACTTGGCGTTAGGCAGAGTGTGACCATCCATGTGGAGCATGGCGCTGCCGCCTGCACCCGTGCTGGGGAGACTCATATCCAACCCTCGCTCCACCTGCCCACAGGTTACAGCCAGGGAGCCACTGGGGCTGGCGATGCCTTTGCCGCCGGCCTCCTCTATGGCCTGCATGAAGGTCACTCCCTGGCAGATCGCCTGCGCCTAGCCGTCTGCACCGCCGCCGCTTCCCTCTCCCACCCGACCCCTTCAGGAGGGATGAAATCCGTCACGGCGTGCCTAGCCTTGGCACATCAATTCCCGTTCCGGTTTTAG
- a CDS encoding Gfo/Idh/MocA family protein yields the protein MKDIRIGIIGGGLMGREMASAFARWCALIDVSVRPVLTSVADLNPATLAWFDCIPSCTQKTTDYHELLANPDVDVVYVAVPHNLHEKLYLDVLAAGKDLFAEKPFGIDLPSARRILDAVKSSGRFVRCSSEMPFFPGAQRAFELARKGEIGRVLEVVSGFHHSSDLDPTKAANWKRINATCGEGGALNDLGMHSCHLPLRLGWKPTRLFAQLQKGYPQRPDGKGGVTNCDTWDNALLHTWTTIADQEVPLRLEMKRLAPGATNTWFIEILGTDGGVRFSTAEPKTLWIFERGKEQWWKRTELGFGTPFKAVTGGIFEPGFPDVIQQMWAAYLMEREGLLEGRFGCATPEEAVATHEIFAAALESQRAGTVVSL from the coding sequence ATGAAAGACATCCGCATCGGCATCATCGGCGGCGGCCTCATGGGCCGCGAAATGGCCAGCGCCTTCGCCCGCTGGTGTGCGCTCATCGATGTGAGCGTGCGCCCTGTGCTCACCTCTGTGGCAGACTTGAACCCTGCCACCTTGGCGTGGTTTGACTGCATCCCTTCCTGCACTCAGAAGACCACGGACTATCATGAACTCCTGGCCAATCCTGACGTGGACGTGGTCTATGTGGCTGTGCCGCATAACCTGCATGAAAAGCTTTATCTGGATGTCCTCGCCGCTGGCAAAGACCTCTTTGCGGAGAAGCCTTTCGGCATTGACCTTCCTTCAGCACGCCGCATCCTGGATGCCGTGAAGTCCAGCGGGCGTTTCGTCCGCTGCAGCTCAGAGATGCCCTTCTTCCCAGGCGCGCAGCGTGCCTTTGAACTCGCCCGCAAAGGCGAAATCGGCCGCGTATTGGAAGTCGTTTCAGGCTTCCATCACAGCAGTGATCTGGACCCCACGAAGGCGGCTAACTGGAAGCGTATCAATGCCACTTGTGGTGAAGGCGGCGCTCTCAATGACCTGGGCATGCACTCATGCCACCTACCCCTCCGCCTCGGCTGGAAACCGACACGCCTGTTTGCCCAGCTTCAGAAAGGCTACCCCCAGCGCCCAGACGGCAAAGGCGGCGTAACTAACTGTGATACCTGGGACAATGCCCTGCTGCATACCTGGACGACCATCGCCGATCAAGAAGTCCCCCTCCGCCTGGAAATGAAGCGCCTGGCCCCTGGAGCAACGAACACCTGGTTCATCGAGATCCTCGGCACTGATGGCGGCGTGCGTTTCAGCACCGCAGAGCCGAAGACTCTTTGGATCTTTGAGCGTGGCAAGGAACAGTGGTGGAAGCGTACCGAGCTCGGCTTTGGTACACCGTTCAAAGCCGTGACCGGAGGCATCTTCGAGCCCGGGTTCCCAGACGTCATTCAGCAGATGTGGGCCGCCTACCTGATGGAGCGCGAAGGCCTTCTGGAAGGTCGCTTTGGCTGCGCCACGCCTGAAGAGGCCGTGGCCACGCATGAGATCTTTGCCGCAGCGCTGGAGTCCCAACGCGCCGGCACCGTCGTCAGTCTCTGA
- a CDS encoding class I fructose-bisphosphate aldolase, with translation MKQYRLNRLFNAKSGRCFDVAVDHGFFNQPGFLQGIEDMRVVIKTLVDAAPDAIQLTVGQARHLQEVPGRFKPSLVLRTDVANIYGKELPESRFSLMLEETMLQAVRLDAACVCVNLFQIPGAPEVHEQCVENILRLKPQADYYGMPMMIEPLVFQANSIAGGYMVNGDETAITYLVRQAVELGADIVKADPTDDVSVYHKVIAAASGIPILVRGGGRVSDKEILERTQGLLAQGAAGIVYGRNVIQHPNPKGITQALMAMVHDNASVDEALELVTA, from the coding sequence ATGAAACAATACCGTCTCAATCGCCTCTTCAATGCCAAGTCTGGTCGCTGCTTCGATGTGGCTGTGGACCATGGTTTCTTTAACCAGCCTGGTTTCCTTCAAGGCATCGAAGATATGCGCGTGGTCATCAAGACCCTCGTGGATGCCGCCCCGGATGCCATCCAGCTCACTGTGGGTCAGGCCCGTCATTTGCAGGAAGTGCCAGGGCGCTTTAAACCTTCCCTAGTCCTACGAACGGATGTGGCCAACATCTACGGCAAAGAGCTGCCAGAGAGCCGCTTCAGCCTCATGCTGGAAGAAACCATGCTGCAAGCTGTGCGCCTGGATGCCGCCTGCGTCTGCGTGAATCTTTTCCAGATCCCTGGTGCCCCTGAGGTGCATGAGCAGTGCGTGGAAAACATCCTCCGCCTCAAGCCCCAGGCTGATTATTATGGCATGCCGATGATGATCGAGCCTCTCGTTTTTCAAGCCAACAGCATCGCTGGCGGCTACATGGTGAATGGCGATGAAACCGCCATCACTTACCTCGTCCGTCAGGCCGTGGAATTGGGCGCCGACATCGTGAAGGCCGATCCGACTGATGACGTCAGTGTTTATCACAAGGTCATCGCTGCCGCCTCCGGCATTCCGATCCTCGTTCGTGGCGGAGGTCGTGTGAGTGACAAGGAGATCCTGGAGCGCACGCAGGGCCTGCTGGCTCAAGGTGCCGCAGGCATCGTGTATGGCCGCAATGTCATCCAGCATCCAAATCCCAAAGGCATCACCCAGGCCCTCATGGCCATGGTGCATGACAATGCCAGCGTGGATGAAGCCCTCGAACTCGTCACGGCATGA
- a CDS encoding TIM barrel protein, whose protein sequence is MSTPTNYRFSFGPWNISEGADPFGTEVRPVFPHEEKYALYRPLGFEGVQFHDDDVVPGMDGFTPSQLTEKATAVKTMLANQGLTPEFVAPRLWFAEQTTDGAYTSNSAADRAYAWDRTKKCIDIARAIDCKAIVLWLSREGTYIREAKDARLAYQRILETVNAMLDYDKEIEIWIEPKPNEPTDQAYVPTIGHAIALSFASSDHKRVKGLIESAHALLAGLDPSDEMAFALAHDKLGSVHLNDQNGLKYDQDKNFGGANLRVAFNQVRVLEEAGYGQRGEFIGLDIKAMRTQRGCPVTAHLSNSRELFLNILEKVRTVDNNLIQQFRDARDYEALELYIMKHLMGLK, encoded by the coding sequence ATGAGCACCCCCACCAACTACCGTTTTTCCTTCGGCCCCTGGAACATCAGCGAAGGCGCCGACCCGTTCGGCACTGAAGTGCGTCCCGTTTTCCCCCATGAAGAAAAGTATGCCCTTTATCGCCCACTGGGTTTTGAAGGGGTGCAGTTCCATGATGATGATGTGGTGCCCGGTATGGACGGCTTCACACCCAGCCAACTCACCGAGAAAGCCACTGCGGTGAAAACCATGCTGGCCAACCAGGGTCTCACGCCCGAGTTCGTGGCCCCGCGCCTGTGGTTCGCTGAGCAGACCACGGATGGTGCGTATACCTCCAACAGCGCGGCAGACCGCGCCTATGCCTGGGACCGCACCAAAAAGTGCATTGATATTGCTCGCGCGATTGATTGCAAAGCCATCGTTCTTTGGCTTTCCCGCGAAGGCACCTACATCCGCGAAGCCAAGGATGCCCGCCTGGCCTACCAGCGCATTTTGGAAACGGTGAACGCCATGCTGGACTACGACAAGGAGATCGAAATCTGGATCGAGCCCAAGCCCAATGAACCCACCGACCAAGCCTACGTGCCCACCATCGGCCATGCCATTGCCTTGTCCTTCGCCTCCAGCGATCACAAGCGCGTGAAGGGTCTCATCGAAAGCGCCCACGCCCTCCTCGCTGGTCTCGACCCCAGCGACGAAATGGCCTTTGCCCTCGCCCATGACAAGCTGGGCAGCGTGCATCTCAATGACCAGAATGGCCTCAAATACGACCAGGACAAAAACTTCGGCGGGGCCAACCTGCGCGTCGCCTTCAACCAAGTGCGCGTCCTGGAAGAAGCTGGCTACGGTCAGCGCGGTGAATTCATCGGCCTCGACATCAAGGCCATGCGCACTCAGCGCGGCTGCCCCGTCACTGCTCACCTGAGCAACAGCCGCGAGCTGTTCCTGAACATTCTGGAAAAAGTCCGCACCGTGGACAACAATCTCATTCAGCAGTTCCGCGATGCCCGTGACTACGAAGCGTTAGAATTGTACATCATGAAGCACTTGATGGGACTTAAATAA
- a CDS encoding helix-turn-helix domain-containing protein produces MKVVMQGEREQIQIPSGHSFRVLRWSRSLREVECVLGPDEAERVTGEGTHWHFHLEMELTLFTSGEGTRFVGDHIGSFAPGDLVLLGERLPHYWHTRHGSSGISVQWYFPLGHAFWSFPETASMTELFRCAGHGLHLRGKTAVEVSDWLQEMTQVEGLDQLALLLRILSRIQQATAAEHRALSGRSFALAAESHYQQAIAKAVRHLVAHFREEVRLEEVLKLTHLSRPTFARQFKKHSGRTLSEFLNHLRLQAACRELLESDRSVLEIALRCGFTQVSFFNRLFRRVMKVSPTAYRKSRKG; encoded by the coding sequence ATGAAAGTAGTCATGCAGGGGGAGCGTGAACAGATCCAAATACCCAGCGGGCACTCCTTTCGAGTGCTGCGTTGGTCGCGCTCGCTGAGGGAGGTGGAGTGCGTGCTGGGGCCGGATGAAGCTGAACGAGTGACAGGTGAGGGGACGCACTGGCACTTTCACCTGGAGATGGAGTTGACGCTTTTCACCTCAGGGGAAGGCACCCGTTTTGTAGGAGATCACATCGGCTCCTTCGCTCCCGGGGATCTAGTGCTGCTGGGGGAGAGACTGCCGCACTACTGGCACACGCGTCATGGCTCCAGCGGCATCTCAGTGCAGTGGTACTTTCCGTTAGGCCACGCCTTTTGGTCCTTCCCCGAGACGGCTAGCATGACCGAGTTGTTTAGGTGCGCGGGACATGGACTGCACCTGCGGGGTAAGACGGCTGTTGAGGTCTCAGACTGGCTACAGGAAATGACGCAGGTGGAGGGGCTGGATCAACTGGCGCTGCTGCTGCGCATCCTTTCGCGCATCCAGCAAGCGACAGCAGCGGAGCATCGCGCACTTTCAGGACGTTCTTTTGCCCTCGCGGCAGAGTCACATTACCAGCAGGCTATTGCGAAAGCGGTGCGGCATCTAGTGGCGCATTTCCGTGAGGAGGTAAGGTTGGAAGAGGTGCTAAAACTGACCCACCTCAGCCGCCCCACCTTTGCGCGTCAGTTCAAGAAACACTCGGGGCGTACGCTGAGCGAATTTCTCAATCACTTGCGGCTCCAGGCAGCTTGTCGGGAGTTGCTGGAAAGCGACCGCAGTGTGCTGGAAATCGCCCTGCGCTGCGGGTTTACGCAGGTGTCGTTTTTCAATCGGCTGTTTCGCCGGGTGATGAAGGTCAGCCCCACGGCCTATCGCAAAAGCAGAAAGGGTTGA
- a CDS encoding DUF1549 and DUF1553 domain-containing protein — MPVSFPLLRPFALLSVLGSLTAAHGETVPSFRLEVMPALSKAGCNLGTCHGNATGKGGFKLSLRGQDMEYDYTALTRDVSGRRVNAFAPEESLLLVKGSNKLAHEGGKRLDPNGWEYLVLRDWIAAGMPGAKADDLRVKKLEVSPLNLILEETQDRVQLSAKATFSDGSQRDVTAQAVYEPLQNGLVEVSHGGLVKRLEFGEPTVLVRFLDQSVPVRLTFLRANPDFVWAKPRRDNYVDNHVFTKLKTLRINPSSPCSDEVFMRRAYLDLLGLIPTSDEARAFAQEKAPDKRARLVDRLLVRQEFADFWALKWADVLKVEGRTLDETGMKAFHGWIRDNIAQNRPIDALVRDMVSSRGSTYQQAPANFYRANRTPTARAVAAAQVFLGTRLQCAECHNHPFDRWTQDDYYNWSAVFSQVDYKILSNKQRDKNDKHEFNGEQVVFLNPKLTVENPRTGEKAKARFLGADMPTLANQQDELQAAALWLTSAQNPLFAKSQVNRIWYHLMGRGLVDPVDDFRLTNPASHPQLLEDLTQDFIRSGFDLRHLVRTIMLSRTYQLDSTPNSSNATDEINYSHNLPRRLSAEQLFDSLHLALRVRPNLRDQSGLRAGQIAGPQAGRGSPDPMSPEAFLVQFGRPKRELSCECERANDTSIGQIFQFISGPVVGKALGDKYNRLASLAKNDNAGQVVRDLYWALLTRAPTADEAKVMESLLVSAKDRRAALEDISWSLLNAKEFVLRR, encoded by the coding sequence ATGCCTGTTTCTTTCCCTCTGTTACGCCCGTTTGCCCTGCTTTCCGTGCTCGGATCGCTCACGGCTGCGCATGGGGAGACAGTACCCTCCTTTCGCCTGGAGGTGATGCCAGCCCTGTCCAAAGCAGGCTGCAACCTGGGCACCTGCCATGGCAATGCCACCGGCAAAGGCGGTTTTAAGTTGTCTCTTCGCGGGCAGGACATGGAGTATGACTACACCGCCCTCACCCGTGATGTCTCCGGTCGCCGGGTAAATGCCTTCGCCCCAGAGGAGAGTCTGCTCCTGGTCAAAGGCAGCAACAAACTCGCCCACGAAGGCGGCAAACGCCTGGACCCCAACGGCTGGGAATACCTCGTGCTGCGCGACTGGATCGCCGCAGGTATGCCAGGGGCCAAGGCGGATGACCTGCGCGTCAAAAAACTCGAAGTTTCTCCTCTCAATCTCATTTTAGAAGAGACGCAGGACCGCGTGCAACTCAGCGCCAAGGCCACCTTCAGCGATGGCAGCCAGCGCGATGTCACAGCCCAGGCCGTGTATGAACCGCTGCAAAATGGCCTCGTCGAAGTGAGCCACGGCGGTCTGGTGAAAAGGCTGGAGTTTGGCGAGCCCACCGTACTCGTCCGTTTCCTGGACCAAAGTGTGCCCGTGCGGCTCACGTTTCTTCGCGCAAACCCCGATTTTGTCTGGGCCAAACCCCGCCGCGACAACTACGTGGACAATCACGTCTTCACCAAGCTGAAGACCCTGCGCATCAATCCCAGCAGCCCATGCAGTGACGAGGTTTTCATGCGTCGTGCCTATCTGGATTTGCTCGGCCTGATTCCGACGAGCGACGAAGCCCGTGCTTTTGCTCAGGAGAAAGCTCCGGATAAACGAGCTCGACTGGTGGATAGACTTTTGGTTCGGCAAGAATTTGCTGATTTCTGGGCCTTGAAGTGGGCCGATGTGCTGAAGGTGGAAGGCCGTACTCTGGATGAAACGGGCATGAAAGCCTTTCACGGCTGGATCCGAGATAACATCGCTCAAAACCGCCCCATTGATGCCCTGGTAAGGGACATGGTTTCTTCTCGCGGCAGCACTTATCAACAAGCACCGGCCAATTTTTACCGGGCCAATCGCACCCCCACAGCCCGTGCGGTCGCAGCCGCCCAGGTCTTCCTCGGCACCCGGCTACAATGCGCGGAGTGCCACAACCACCCGTTTGACCGCTGGACTCAGGATGACTATTACAACTGGTCTGCCGTCTTTAGCCAAGTGGATTACAAAATCCTGTCTAACAAACAGCGTGATAAAAACGACAAACATGAGTTCAACGGTGAGCAGGTCGTTTTCTTGAACCCAAAGCTCACGGTTGAAAACCCCCGCACTGGGGAGAAGGCCAAAGCACGATTTCTCGGGGCTGACATGCCCACTTTGGCCAATCAGCAGGATGAACTCCAGGCTGCAGCCCTCTGGCTCACCAGCGCTCAAAATCCCCTGTTCGCCAAGTCTCAGGTCAACCGCATCTGGTACCACCTTATGGGCCGTGGGCTGGTGGACCCCGTGGATGACTTTCGCCTGACTAACCCCGCCTCTCACCCTCAACTCCTGGAGGATCTTACTCAGGATTTCATCCGCAGCGGGTTCGACCTACGCCACCTGGTGCGAACCATCATGCTCAGCCGCACCTATCAACTGGACAGCACCCCCAACAGCAGCAACGCCACCGACGAGATCAATTACTCACACAACCTGCCGCGCCGTCTCAGTGCCGAGCAGCTTTTTGACTCCCTGCACCTCGCCCTGCGCGTGAGGCCAAATCTGCGGGATCAGTCCGGCCTACGTGCGGGACAGATCGCGGGACCTCAAGCAGGCCGTGGCAGCCCGGACCCGATGTCGCCCGAGGCTTTCCTCGTTCAATTTGGACGCCCCAAACGCGAGCTGAGCTGTGAGTGCGAACGCGCTAACGACACCAGCATCGGCCAGATTTTCCAGTTCATCAGTGGCCCCGTGGTGGGCAAAGCTCTCGGAGATAAATACAACCGCCTCGCTTCCTTGGCAAAAAACGACAATGCAGGCCAAGTGGTGCGCGACCTCTACTGGGCCCTGCTCACTCGGGCGCCTACCGCCGATGAGGCCAAGGTGATGGAGTCCCTGCTCGTCTCTGCCAAAGATAGGCGCGCCGCTCTGGAAGACATTTCTTGGTCTCTCCTGAACGCCAAAGAGTTCGTCTTGCGTCGTTGA
- the ispG gene encoding (E)-4-hydroxy-3-methylbut-2-enyl-diphosphate synthase has product MTASRLLRYCPDLYHYQRRETRLVTVGNVGIGGGNPIRVQSMLTSDTRDAEACIQQALELAAVGCEIVRVTAQTRVIAENLQHIRDGLRAAGCDVPLVADIHFKPDAAMEAVKWVEKVRVNPGNYADKKKFAVKEYTDDQYAEEVAYMEAQFVPLVQECKKLGRAMRIGTNHGSLSDRIMNRHGDTPHGMVESALEFARIARANDFHNFLFSMKASNPKVMIEAYRLLVAHLNDLGSDWNYPIHLGVTEAGDGEDGRIKSAIGIGSLMSDGIGDTIRVSLTEDAIHEIPVAQALVKSVVEGVRTGHCGSTSSSLPISYDPFTYSRRATDRLSVLGVDVGGGATVAVFTSRRKWDAVAHKLDKLGDFKPEVVVEDSGVIALDPREDSALHDVNASIEAKLVTVADGLDLAPIHAFRLLAAKLDARHSILLKDTLLGEAAAGGESDFTTNLLTAATNIGSLLCDGIGDAILVNGEEAPGQSLRLSYNILQAAGVRIFKTDYVACPSCGRTLFNLQSTTQKIRASTGHLKGVRIAVMGCIVNGPGEMADADFGYVGGAPGKINLYVGKTAVKFNIPEEEAVERLVDLIKEHGRWFEAPVAA; this is encoded by the coding sequence ATGACTGCTTCTCGTTTGCTCCGTTACTGCCCCGATCTCTACCATTACCAGCGCCGTGAGACGCGTCTGGTCACGGTTGGCAATGTCGGCATTGGTGGGGGAAATCCCATCCGTGTGCAGTCCATGCTGACGAGTGATACCCGGGACGCGGAGGCCTGCATCCAGCAGGCGCTGGAACTGGCCGCAGTGGGCTGTGAGATCGTGCGTGTCACGGCGCAGACGCGTGTGATTGCGGAAAATCTGCAGCACATCCGCGATGGCTTGCGCGCTGCGGGCTGCGATGTGCCGCTGGTGGCCGACATCCACTTCAAACCGGATGCAGCAATGGAAGCGGTGAAGTGGGTGGAAAAGGTGCGCGTCAATCCCGGGAACTATGCGGACAAAAAGAAGTTCGCGGTGAAGGAATACACGGACGATCAATACGCCGAGGAAGTGGCCTACATGGAGGCTCAATTTGTGCCTTTGGTACAGGAGTGCAAAAAGCTGGGACGCGCGATGCGCATCGGCACCAATCATGGCAGCCTGAGCGACCGCATCATGAATCGCCATGGTGACACGCCTCATGGCATGGTGGAAAGTGCGCTGGAGTTTGCCCGAATTGCCCGGGCGAATGATTTCCACAATTTCCTGTTCTCCATGAAGGCCAGCAACCCGAAGGTGATGATCGAGGCCTATCGTCTGCTGGTGGCGCATTTGAATGATCTAGGCAGCGATTGGAATTACCCCATTCATCTGGGCGTGACTGAGGCGGGCGATGGCGAAGATGGCCGCATCAAGAGCGCGATTGGCATTGGCTCCCTGATGTCGGACGGCATTGGCGATACCATCCGTGTCTCGCTGACGGAGGATGCCATCCATGAAATCCCGGTGGCGCAGGCCCTGGTGAAATCCGTGGTGGAAGGTGTGCGTACGGGCCACTGCGGCAGTACCAGCAGCAGCCTGCCCATCAGTTACGATCCCTTCACTTATAGCCGCCGTGCCACGGATCGGCTCAGTGTCCTAGGCGTGGATGTGGGCGGCGGTGCGACGGTGGCCGTCTTCACCTCCCGGCGGAAGTGGGATGCCGTGGCGCACAAACTGGACAAGCTGGGTGATTTCAAACCGGAAGTGGTGGTGGAGGACAGTGGCGTCATCGCTCTGGATCCTCGTGAAGATTCAGCCTTGCATGACGTCAATGCGTCTATCGAAGCGAAGCTCGTAACAGTGGCGGATGGTCTAGACCTCGCGCCGATTCACGCCTTCCGCTTGCTGGCGGCGAAGCTGGATGCACGGCATTCGATCTTGCTGAAAGACACTTTGTTAGGTGAGGCGGCGGCGGGTGGGGAATCTGATTTCACCACAAATCTCCTCACGGCAGCGACGAACATCGGTTCCCTGCTTTGCGACGGCATTGGCGATGCCATCTTGGTCAATGGGGAAGAAGCACCGGGGCAATCCCTGCGGCTAAGTTACAACATCCTCCAAGCGGCAGGCGTGCGCATTTTCAAAACGGACTATGTGGCCTGCCCGAGCTGTGGCCGTACGTTGTTTAATTTGCAGAGCACCACACAGAAGATTCGCGCCTCGACAGGGCATCTCAAAGGTGTGCGCATCGCGGTCATGGGCTGCATTGTCAATGGTCCGGGGGAGATGGCAGATGCCGACTTTGGTTACGTGGGGGGTGCCCCTGGCAAGATCAATCTCTACGTGGGCAAAACCGCGGTGAAGTTCAATATCCCTGAGGAGGAAGCGGTGGAGCGGCTGGTGGACTTAATCAAAGAACACGGGCGCTGGTTTGAGGCACCGGTGGCCGCGTAA